One window from the genome of Helicobacter pylori encodes:
- the ftsA gene encoding cell division protein FtsA, whose product MEHKEIVIGVDIGSRKICAIVAEFKEGILRIIGTAHQDSKEINSKAIKRGRINSLAHASNAIKEVINSAKKMAGLNADEDRNNPISSFRESYYPKTKAIVSFSGAYTESIRDITGVASTKDNVVTIDEINRAINNACAKAGLDNDKHILHALPYRFTLDKQEVNDPLGMSGTRLEVFIHIVYTEKNNIENLEKIMIQSGVEIENIVINSYAASIATLSNDERELGVACVDMGGETCNLTIYSGNSIRYNKYLPVGSHHLTTDLSHMLNTPFPYAEEVKIKYGDLSFEGGEETPSQSVQIPTTGSDGHESHIVPLSEIQTIMRERALETFKIIHRSIQDSGLEEHLGGGVVLTGGMALMKGIKELARTHFTNYPVRLAAPVEKYNIMGMFEDLKDPRFSVVVGLILYKAGGHTNYERDSKGVIRYHESDDYTRTAHQSSPTPHIHSSPTERNLSDLKTPNAPLNTAKNDDFLPIKPTEQKGFFKSFLDKISKIF is encoded by the coding sequence ATGGAACATAAAGAAATCGTTATAGGGGTTGATATAGGCTCTAGAAAGATTTGTGCGATAGTGGCTGAATTTAAAGAAGGGATTTTGCGCATCATTGGCACCGCCCATCAAGACTCTAAAGAAATCAATTCAAAAGCCATTAAAAGAGGGCGTATCAATAGCCTTGCTCACGCTTCTAACGCCATTAAAGAAGTGATTAATAGCGCTAAAAAAATGGCGGGTTTGAACGCTGATGAAGACAGAAATAACCCCATTTCATCCTTTAGAGAATCGTATTACCCTAAAACTAAGGCGATTGTTTCTTTTTCTGGGGCTTATACTGAAAGCATTAGAGATATCACCGGTGTGGCTAGCACCAAAGATAATGTGGTAACCATTGATGAAATCAATCGCGCTATCAATAACGCATGCGCTAAAGCAGGCTTGGATAACGATAAACATATTTTGCATGCCCTCCCCTATCGCTTCACTTTAGACAAACAAGAAGTGAATGACCCTTTAGGGATGAGCGGGACTCGCTTGGAAGTCTTTATCCACATTGTCTATACAGAAAAAAACAACATTGAAAATTTAGAAAAAATCATGATCCAATCTGGGGTGGAGATTGAAAACATCGTGATCAATTCTTATGCAGCCTCGATTGCCACCTTGTCTAATGACGAAAGGGAATTGGGCGTGGCTTGCGTGGATATGGGCGGAGAGACATGCAACCTTACGATTTATAGCGGCAATTCCATACGCTATAACAAATACTTACCCGTAGGCTCTCACCATTTGACCACGGATTTATCGCACATGCTCAACACCCCATTCCCTTACGCTGAAGAAGTTAAGATCAAATATGGGGATCTTTCTTTTGAAGGCGGAGAAGAAACGCCCTCTCAAAGCGTCCAAATCCCTACCACCGGCTCTGATGGCCATGAAAGCCATATTGTGCCGCTTAGTGAAATCCAAACTATCATGAGGGAAAGGGCTTTAGAAACCTTTAAAATCATCCACAGAAGTATTCAAGATAGCGGTTTAGAAGAGCATTTGGGCGGGGGCGTTGTGTTAACCGGTGGGATGGCTTTAATGAAAGGGATCAAAGAATTAGCCAGAACCCATTTCACTAATTACCCGGTGCGTTTGGCGGCCCCTGTGGAAAAATACAATATCATGGGCATGTTTGAAGATTTGAAAGATCCTCGCTTTTCAGTCGTGGTCGGCTTGATTTTATACAAAGCAGGGGGGCATACCAATTATGAAAGAGACTCTAAAGGGGTTATCCGTTACCATGAAAGCGATGATTACACAAGAACAGCCCATCAATCAAGCCCTACCCCCCATATCCATTCATCGCCCACAGAAAGGAATTTGAGCGATTTAAAAACCCCTAACGCTCCTTTAAACACCGCTAAAAACGATGACTTCTTGCCTATAAAACCCACCGAACAAAAAGGTTTTTTTAAAAGTTTCCTTGATAAGATTTCTAAAATCTTTTAA
- the glyS gene encoding glycine--tRNA ligase subunit beta, with protein MHSDELLVEILVEELPAQALLNEYKEMPKKLHALFQKRALEVGTIEVFYTPRRLCLFIKDFPLLTQETKEEFFGPPVKIACNHQDKTQGLNALGLGFYQKLGLKDPKHFQTAFKNNKEVLYHAKIHEKEPTKDLIMPIVLEFLEGLNFGKSMRWGNVEKSFIRPIHNICVLFNGENFNDIEVKEYGFKTKQATKAHRQEGFDFIEVDSPKAYFEVLEKNHVILDPKKREAKILQEIKELEKKHHIIVEMDRDLLDEVVAITEYPSALLGEFDKAFLKLPSEIITTSMKENQRYFATFCQKSQEESPTLHNGFIVVSNAINKDKQKIILGNQKVLKARLSDAVFFYENDLKKPLDNAPLESVVFVQGLGTLKDKMERESIIAQYLTQKYISSLNMPLEKALELVKRAVQIAKADLLSEVVYEFSELQGIMGYYYALKQNENELVALSVKEQYLPASENAPLPSSVFSSIVALSLKLDSLFSLFSVGKIPSGSKDPFALRRLSFGLLKIIAHYGLEFDLKADLKNLFEKVGVYQSFDLEILEKFLLERFHNLIDCNPSIIRSVLNTNERGIVTIIQKVKALKRFLDDPKNAQKKELLFSAFKRLANINKDRNLNESSGFSTSLFKEPEEHALFEAFNAIKMSAFESLDSKIEAYFGLHAPLEEYFKSVLVMDKDIEIQKNRKNFLWGVYQSFLEIGDIKEIAI; from the coding sequence TTGCATTCAGATGAATTGTTAGTAGAGATTTTAGTTGAAGAATTGCCCGCACAAGCGTTATTGAATGAATATAAAGAAATGCCTAAAAAACTCCACGCTCTTTTTCAAAAACGCGCTTTAGAAGTGGGAACTATAGAGGTTTTTTACACCCCTAGGCGCTTGTGTTTGTTCATCAAAGATTTTCCTCTTTTAACCCAAGAAACTAAAGAGGAATTTTTTGGGCCTCCCGTTAAAATCGCATGCAATCATCAAGATAAAACGCAAGGCTTGAACGCGTTAGGTTTAGGGTTTTATCAAAAATTAGGACTAAAGGATCCCAAGCATTTCCAAACAGCGTTTAAAAACAATAAAGAGGTGCTTTATCATGCTAAAATCCATGAAAAAGAGCCTACAAAAGATTTAATCATGCCCATTGTGTTAGAGTTTTTAGAGGGTTTGAATTTCGGGAAGTCTATGCGTTGGGGCAATGTGGAAAAAAGCTTTATCAGACCCATTCATAATATTTGCGTGTTGTTTAATGGGGAAAATTTTAACGATATTGAAGTCAAAGAGTATGGTTTTAAAACCAAGCAAGCCACAAAAGCGCACCGACAAGAGGGTTTTGATTTTATTGAAGTGGATAGCCCTAAAGCGTATTTTGAAGTTTTAGAAAAAAACCATGTCATTTTAGACCCTAAAAAACGCGAAGCTAAAATCTTGCAAGAAATTAAAGAATTGGAAAAAAAGCACCACATCATCGTAGAAATGGATAGGGATCTATTAGATGAGGTTGTAGCGATCACGGAATACCCCAGCGCGCTTTTAGGGGAGTTTGACAAGGCGTTTTTAAAATTACCCAGTGAAATCATCACCACTTCCATGAAAGAAAACCAACGCTATTTTGCAACCTTTTGTCAAAAAAGCCAAGAAGAAAGCCCAACATTGCACAACGGCTTTATTGTGGTGAGTAACGCTATCAATAAAGACAAGCAAAAAATCATTTTAGGCAATCAAAAGGTTTTAAAAGCCCGTTTGAGCGATGCGGTTTTCTTTTATGAAAACGATCTCAAAAAGCCCTTAGATAACGCCCCTTTAGAGAGCGTGGTTTTTGTGCAAGGTTTAGGGACTTTAAAAGATAAAATGGAGCGCGAATCAATCATCGCCCAATACTTGACGCAAAAATATATTTCATCTTTAAACATGCCTTTAGAAAAAGCCCTTGAGTTGGTTAAAAGAGCCGTTCAAATCGCTAAGGCGGATTTACTCAGTGAAGTGGTGTATGAATTTAGCGAGCTTCAAGGGATCATGGGCTATTACTACGCTTTAAAACAAAACGAAAACGAGTTAGTCGCTTTGAGTGTGAAAGAGCAGTATTTGCCCGCAAGCGAAAACGCCCCCTTGCCCTCTAGCGTTTTTAGTTCAATCGTGGCTTTGAGCTTGAAATTAGACAGCCTGTTTTCTCTTTTTAGCGTGGGTAAAATCCCTAGCGGATCTAAAGATCCTTTTGCTTTAAGGCGCTTGAGTTTTGGATTATTGAAAATCATCGCGCATTACGGGTTAGAATTTGATTTGAAAGCGGATTTAAAAAATCTCTTTGAAAAAGTGGGCGTTTATCAGAGCTTTGATTTAGAAATTTTAGAAAAGTTTTTACTAGAACGCTTTCATAATTTAATAGATTGTAATCCCTCTATTATAAGGAGCGTGTTAAACACCAACGAGCGAGGCATTGTTACAATCATCCAGAAAGTCAAAGCACTAAAACGCTTTTTAGACGATCCTAAAAACGCTCAAAAAAAAGAGTTGCTTTTTAGCGCTTTCAAACGCTTAGCCAATATCAATAAAGACAGAAACCTTAACGAATCAAGCGGGTTTTCTACGAGTCTTTTCAAAGAACCAGAAGAGCATGCCCTTTTTGAAGCGTTCAACGCGATCAAAATGAGTGCTTTTGAGAGTTTGGATAGCAAAATAGAGGCTTATTTTGGTTTGCATGCGCCTTTAGAAGAATATTTTAAAAGCGTGCTAGTCATGGATAAAGACATAGAAATCCAAAAAAATCGTAAAAATTTCTTATGGGGCGTGTATCAAAGTTTCTTAGAAATTGGGGATATTAAAGAAATTGCGATTTAA
- the gatC gene encoding Asp-tRNA(Asn)/Glu-tRNA(Gln) amidotransferase subunit GatC: MQIDDKLLQRLEKLSMLEIKDEHKESVKGHLAEVLGFVENIFALETNNLKTDTHLSTPLREDEPKSQPNIAKEILSHNKHSQDHYFVVPKIIE; this comes from the coding sequence ATGCAAATTGATGATAAACTATTGCAACGCTTAGAAAAATTGAGCATGCTAGAGATTAAAGACGAGCATAAAGAGAGTGTTAAAGGCCATTTAGCGGAGGTTTTAGGCTTTGTAGAAAACATCTTCGCTTTAGAAACTAATAATCTAAAAACAGATACGCATCTTAGCACCCCTTTAAGAGAAGACGAGCCTAAAAGCCAACCTAACATTGCCAAAGAGATTTTAAGCCACAACAAACACAGCCAAGATCATTACTTCGTTGTGCCCAAAATTATTGAATAA
- the gpmI gene encoding 2,3-bisphosphoglycerate-independent phosphoglycerate mutase, whose translation MAQKTLLIITDGIGYRKDSDHNAFFHAKKPTYDLMFKTLPYSLIDTHGLSVGLPEGQMGNSEVGHMCIGAGRVLYQDLVKISLSLQNDGLKNNPAFLNTIQKSPVVHLMGLMSDGGVHSHIEHFIALALECEKSHKKVCLHLITDGRDVAPKSALTYLKQMQNICNENIQIATIGGRFYAMDRDNRFERIELAYHSLMGLNHTPLSPSEYIQSQYNKNITDEFIMPACFKDYCGMQDDESFIFINFRNDRAREIVSALGQKEFSGFKRQAFKKLHIATMTPYDNTFPYPVLFPKESVQNTLAEVVSQHNLTQSHIAETEKYAHVTFFINGGVETPFKNENRVLIQSPKVTTYDLKPEMSAKEVTLAVLEQMKLGTDLIIVNFANGDMVGHTGNFEASIKAVEAVDACLGEILSLAKELDYAMLLTSDHGNCERMKDENQNPLTNHTAGSVYCFVLGNGVKSIKNGALNNIASSVLKLMGIKAPATMDEPLF comes from the coding sequence ATGGCGCAAAAAACTCTTTTGATTATCACTGATGGCATTGGGTATCGTAAAGATAGCGATCATAACGCATTCTTTCATGCTAAAAAACCCACTTATGACTTGATGTTTAAAACCTTGCCTTATAGTCTGATTGATACGCATGGCTTGAGCGTGGGCTTACCTGAAGGGCAAATGGGAAATTCTGAAGTGGGGCATATGTGTATTGGGGCTGGTAGGGTGCTCTATCAGGATTTAGTCAAAATTTCTTTAAGCCTTCAAAACGATGGATTAAAAAACAACCCCGCTTTTTTAAACACGATCCAAAAAAGCCCTGTGGTGCATCTTATGGGTTTGATGAGCGATGGAGGCGTGCATTCACACATTGAGCATTTTATCGCTCTGGCTTTAGAGTGTGAAAAATCCCATAAAAAAGTCTGTCTGCATTTAATCACCGATGGGCGCGATGTCGCTCCTAAAAGCGCTTTAACTTATTTAAAACAAATGCAAAATATCTGCAATGAAAACATTCAAATCGCTACCATAGGTGGCCGTTTTTATGCCATGGATAGGGATAATCGCTTTGAAAGGATTGAACTTGCATATCATAGCCTAATGGGGCTTAATCACACGCCTTTAAGCCCTAGCGAATATATCCAAAGCCAGTATAATAAAAATATCACCGATGAATTTATCATGCCCGCTTGTTTTAAAGATTATTGCGGCATGCAAGATGATGAAAGCTTTATTTTTATCAATTTCAGGAATGATAGGGCTAGAGAAATCGTGAGCGCTTTAGGCCAAAAGGAATTCAGTGGCTTTAAGCGCCAAGCTTTTAAAAAACTCCATATCGCTACCATGACGCCTTATGATAACACTTTCCCCTACCCTGTTTTATTCCCCAAAGAAAGCGTTCAAAACACGCTCGCTGAAGTGGTCTCTCAACACAACCTGACCCAAAGCCATATCGCTGAGACTGAAAAATACGCGCATGTAACCTTTTTCATCAATGGCGGAGTGGAGACGCCTTTTAAAAATGAAAACCGAGTGCTTATCCAAAGCCCTAAAGTTACCACTTATGATTTAAAGCCTGAAATGAGCGCTAAAGAAGTAACCCTTGCGGTGTTAGAGCAAATGAAACTAGGCACGGATTTGATCATTGTGAATTTTGCTAATGGCGATATGGTGGGGCATACGGGGAATTTTGAAGCGAGTATCAAAGCGGTAGAAGCAGTGGATGCATGCTTAGGGGAAATCCTTTCACTGGCTAAAGAATTGGATTACGCCATGCTTTTAACCAGCGATCATGGGAATTGCGAGCGCATGAAAGATGAAAACCAAAACCCCTTAACCAACCACACCGCTGGGAGCGTGTATTGCTTTGTTTTAGGGAATGGAGTCAAATCCATAAAAAACGGAGCATTAAACAATATCGCTAGCAGCGTGTTAAAGCTCATGGGCATCAAAGCCCCAGCAACGATGGACGAACCCCTATTTTAA
- a CDS encoding peptidylprolyl isomerase, with protein MIEWMQNHRKYLVVTIWISTIAFIAAGMIGWGQYSFSLDSDSAAKVGQIKISQEELAQEYRRLKDAYAESIPNFKELTEEQIKAMHLEKSALDSLINQALLRNLALDLGLGATKQEVAKEIRKTSVFQKDGVFDEELYKNILKQSHYRPKHFEESVERLLILQKISALFPKTTTPLEQSSLSLWAKLQDKLDILILNPSDVKISLNEEEMKKYYESHKKDFKKPTSFKTRSLYFDASLEKPDLKELEEYYHKNKVSYLDKEGKLQDFKSVQEQVKHDLSMQKANEKALRSYIALKKANAQNYNTQDFEENNSPYTAEITQKLTALKPLEILKPEPFKDGFIVVQLISQIKDELQNFNEAKSALKTRLTQEKTLMALQALAKEKLKDFKGKSVGYVSPNFGGTISELNQEESTKFISTLFNRQEKKGFITIGNKVVLYQITEQNFNHSFSAEESQYMQRLVNNTKTDFFDKALIEELKKRYKIVKYIQ; from the coding sequence ATGATTGAATGGATGCAAAATCATAGAAAGTATTTAGTGGTTACGATATGGATAAGCACGATCGCTTTTATTGCTGCTGGGATGATAGGTTGGGGGCAATACAGCTTTTCTTTAGATAGCGATAGCGCTGCCAAAGTGGGACAGATTAAGATTTCTCAAGAAGAATTAGCCCAAGAATACCGCCGCCTTAAAGACGCTTATGCTGAGTCTATCCCCAACTTTAAAGAACTCACTGAAGAGCAAATCAAAGCCATGCATTTAGAAAAAAGCGCTCTAGATTCGCTCATCAATCAAGCCCTATTGAGGAATCTCGCTTTAGATTTAGGGCTTGGCGCTACGAAGCAAGAAGTGGCGAAAGAAATCAGAAAAACGAGCGTTTTTCAAAAAGATGGCGTTTTTGATGAAGAATTGTATAAGAATATCTTAAAGCAAAGCCATTACCGCCCCAAGCATTTTGAAGAAAGCGTTGAAAGGCTTTTAATCCTTCAAAAAATCAGCGCTCTATTCCCCAAAACCACCACCCCTTTGGAGCAATCCAGCCTATCGCTTTGGGCAAAATTGCAAGACAAATTAGACATTCTTATCCTAAACCCTAGTGATGTTAAAATCTCTCTTAATGAAGAAGAGATGAAAAAATATTACGAGTCTCATAAAAAGGATTTTAAAAAGCCCACAAGCTTTAAAACACGCTCTTTATATTTTGACGCTAGTTTAGAAAAACCTGATTTGAAAGAGTTGGAGGAATACTACCATAAAAACAAGGTGTCTTATTTGGATAAAGAGGGGAAATTACAGGATTTTAAAAGCGTTCAAGAGCAAGTCAAGCATGATTTAAGCATGCAAAAAGCGAATGAAAAAGCCTTAAGGAGCTATATCGCTCTAAAAAAAGCGAACGCGCAAAACTACAACACGCAAGATTTTGAAGAAAACAACTCCCCCTATACTGCTGAAATCACGCAAAAACTCACCGCTCTCAAGCCCCTTGAAATCCTAAAACCAGAGCCTTTTAAAGATGGTTTTATTGTGGTGCAGCTCATCTCTCAAATTAAAGACGAATTGCAAAATTTTAATGAAGCTAAAAGCGCTCTTAAAACCCGCTTGACTCAAGAAAAAACCCTTATGGCGTTGCAAGCTTTAGCCAAAGAAAAGCTTAAGGATTTTAAAGGCAAAAGCGTGGGCTATGTAAGCCCTAATTTTGGAGGCACTATCAGTGAACTTAACCAAGAAGAGAGCACCAAATTTATCAGCACCCTTTTTAACCGCCAAGAAAAAAAAGGGTTTATTACTATTGGTAATAAAGTGGTGCTTTATCAAATCACAGAACAAAATTTCAACCACTCCTTTAGTGCAGAAGAAAGCCAGTATATGCAGCGTTTAGTCAATAACACTAAAACGGATTTTTTTGATAAAGCGTTGATAGAAGAATTGAAAAAACGCTATAAGATAGTCAAATACATTCAATAA
- the ftsZ gene encoding cell division protein FtsZ, whose amino-acid sequence MVHQSEMENYNIGQASIEEVSDPAYKGAKIVVIGVGGGGSNMIKHLVEYGVHQDVTPIATNTDGQHLKNNPAPVKILLGKESTGGLGAGGVPDIGRKAAEESANEIREAIKDAKLVIVSTGLGGGTGTGATPTIVKIAKEVGALTIAIVTKPFKYEGSQKSKKAEEGLKELEQSSDSILVIPNDKILLTMKKNASTKECYKEVDDVLVRAVSGISTIITKPGDINVDFSDLKSALGFKGFALMGIGEATGEESAKLAVENAIQSPLLDDASIDGAKSIIVFFEHHPDYPMYAYSQACISIQERANQDVDVKFGQHTSESIPIDHVRVTIIATGAERNSGGAGLESIATPSQPVVKQTRKVGNSDFLRIPTEEELSTPTAIRIQQD is encoded by the coding sequence ATGGTTCATCAATCAGAGATGGAAAATTATAATATTGGTCAAGCGAGCATTGAAGAAGTAAGCGATCCAGCTTATAAAGGGGCTAAGATTGTCGTCATCGGTGTTGGAGGTGGGGGGTCTAACATGATTAAACACCTGGTTGAATACGGCGTGCATCAAGATGTTACCCCCATTGCAACGAACACTGATGGCCAACATCTCAAAAACAATCCCGCTCCGGTTAAAATCCTTTTAGGCAAAGAGTCTACTGGAGGTTTAGGCGCTGGAGGGGTTCCTGATATTGGTAGGAAAGCCGCTGAAGAAAGCGCTAATGAAATTAGAGAAGCGATTAAGGACGCCAAATTAGTCATTGTCTCTACAGGGCTTGGAGGAGGGACTGGGACTGGAGCCACCCCTACTATCGTTAAAATCGCAAAAGAAGTGGGAGCGCTCACGATTGCTATCGTTACCAAGCCTTTCAAATACGAAGGGTCTCAAAAAAGCAAGAAAGCCGAAGAAGGGTTAAAGGAGTTGGAGCAATCTAGCGATTCTATTTTGGTTATCCCTAATGATAAAATTCTTTTGACCATGAAAAAAAACGCCAGCACCAAAGAATGCTATAAAGAAGTTGATGATGTCTTGGTTAGGGCTGTGAGCGGTATTTCTACGATCATCACTAAACCTGGTGATATTAATGTTGATTTTTCCGATTTAAAAAGCGCTCTTGGTTTTAAAGGCTTTGCGTTAATGGGTATTGGTGAGGCCACTGGCGAAGAATCCGCTAAATTAGCGGTGGAAAATGCGATCCAATCGCCTCTTCTTGATGACGCTTCTATTGATGGGGCTAAGAGCATTATTGTCTTTTTTGAGCACCACCCTGATTATCCTATGTATGCTTATTCTCAAGCTTGCATATCTATTCAAGAACGAGCCAATCAAGATGTTGATGTTAAGTTTGGCCAACACACGAGCGAGAGTATCCCCATTGATCATGTGCGCGTTACTATCATTGCAACCGGTGCTGAAAGAAACAGCGGTGGAGCGGGTTTGGAATCTATCGCTACGCCCTCTCAGCCTGTGGTGAAACAAACAAGAAAAGTGGGTAATAGCGATTTTTTAAGAATCCCTACTGAAGAAGAACTATCCACACCCACAGCCATAAGGATCCAGCAAGATTGA
- the mscS gene encoding small-conductance mechanosensitive channel MscS, which produces MDEIKTLLVDFFPQAKHFGIILIKAVIVFCIGFYFSFFLRNKTMKFLSKKDEILANFVAQVTFILILIITTIIALSTLGVQTTSIITVLGTVGIAVALALKDYLSSIAGGIILIILHPFKKGDIIEISGLEGKVEALNFFNTSLRLHDGRLAVLPNRSVANSNIINSNNTACRRIEWVCGVGYGSDIELVHKTIKDVIDSMEKIDKNMPTFIGITDFGQSSLNFTIRVWAKIEDGIFNVRSELIERIKNALDANHIEIPFNKLDIAIKNQDSSK; this is translated from the coding sequence ATGGATGAAATTAAAACGCTGTTAGTGGATTTTTTTCCGCAGGCAAAGCATTTTGGGATAATCTTGATCAAGGCTGTCATTGTCTTTTGTATAGGTTTTTATTTTTCGTTTTTCTTACGGAACAAAACCATGAAATTTTTATCCAAAAAGGATGAGATTTTAGCGAATTTTGTCGCGCAGGTTACTTTTATCTTAATCCTTATCATCACCACAATCATTGCACTCAGCACGCTAGGCGTGCAAACCACCTCTATTATCACTGTTTTAGGAACGGTGGGGATTGCTGTGGCGTTGGCTTTAAAAGATTATCTTTCAAGCATTGCTGGAGGGATAATCCTTATTATTTTACACCCTTTCAAAAAAGGAGACATCATTGAAATCTCTGGCCTAGAGGGCAAAGTAGAAGCGCTTAATTTTTTTAACACTTCTTTACGCTTGCATGACGGACGCTTGGCGGTTTTGCCTAATAGAAGTGTCGCTAATTCTAATATTATCAATAGCAATAACACGGCATGTCGGCGCATTGAATGGGTTTGTGGGGTAGGGTATGGGAGCGATATTGAACTGGTGCATAAGACTATAAAAGATGTTATTGACTCAATGGAAAAAATTGATAAAAACATGCCCACTTTTATTGGGATCACGGATTTTGGACAAAGTTCATTGAATTTCACCATTAGGGTTTGGGCAAAGATTGAAGACGGGATCTTTAATGTGCGCAGCGAACTCATTGAACGCATCAAAAACGCCCTAGACGCTAACCACATTGAAATCCCTTTCAACAAGCTAGATATTGCCATTAAAAATCAAGACTCTTCTAAGTGA
- a CDS encoding adenosylmethionine--8-amino-7-oxononanoate transaminase has translation MNFQENLAALDLEYLWHPCSQMQEHQNFPIIPIKKAQGIYLYDFNDNAYMDLISSWWVNLFGHNNAYISQQLKNQIDNLEHVLLASFSHKPIITLSQRLCQLTGMNKCFYADNGSSCIEIALKMSYHAHFLKNQTRRKKLFLSLSNSYHGETLGALSVGDVKLYKDTYTPLLLKNLITPVPKNDSEIENSLNALRRLLDKHSEEICAFIAEPLLQCAGNMHIYSAKYLKQAVLLCKQKNIHIIFDEIATGFGRTGSMFAYEQCEIEPDFLCLSKGISGGYLPLSALLTHNEIYNQFYAPYEENKAFLHSHSYTGNALACACANATLDIFEKENVIEKNKALSGFIFSTLQNALKDLIEWQVVSNLRHLGMVFAFEVFLQTKERLSLAVFKKALTKGLLLRPLNNTIYLMPPYIITHEEITKAVAGLVEILDELKKG, from the coding sequence ATGAATTTTCAAGAAAATTTAGCCGCTTTGGATTTGGAGTATCTTTGGCACCCTTGCTCGCAAATGCAAGAGCATCAAAATTTCCCCATTATCCCCATTAAAAAGGCTCAAGGGATTTATCTCTATGATTTTAATGATAACGCTTACATGGATTTAATCAGCTCATGGTGGGTGAATCTTTTTGGGCATAATAACGCCTACATCAGCCAGCAGCTCAAAAATCAAATTGATAATCTAGAGCATGTCCTTTTGGCTTCTTTTAGCCATAAGCCCATTATCACGCTCTCTCAAAGGCTTTGCCAGCTCACCGGTATGAATAAATGCTTTTATGCGGATAACGGCTCATCTTGTATTGAAATCGCTTTGAAAATGAGCTATCACGCCCATTTTTTAAAGAATCAAACGCGCCGCAAAAAGCTTTTTTTATCGCTTTCTAATTCCTATCATGGCGAGACTTTGGGAGCGTTAAGCGTGGGCGATGTGAAACTTTATAAAGACACTTACACCCCCTTATTGCTCAAGAATCTCATCACACCCGTGCCTAAAAACGATAGCGAGATAGAAAATAGTTTGAACGCTTTAAGGCGTTTGTTAGACAAGCATAGTGAAGAAATTTGTGCCTTCATTGCAGAACCTCTTTTGCAATGCGCGGGGAATATGCATATTTATAGTGCAAAATATTTAAAACAAGCCGTTTTATTATGCAAGCAAAAAAACATCCACATTATTTTTGATGAAATCGCTACCGGGTTTGGGCGTACAGGGAGCATGTTTGCTTATGAACAATGCGAAATTGAGCCTGATTTTTTATGCTTGTCTAAAGGGATTAGTGGGGGGTATTTGCCTTTAAGCGCGCTATTAACGCATAATGAAATCTATAACCAATTTTACGCCCCCTATGAAGAAAATAAAGCGTTTTTGCATTCGCACAGCTACACAGGAAACGCCCTGGCATGTGCATGCGCGAACGCCACGCTAGATATTTTTGAAAAAGAAAATGTTATTGAAAAAAACAAGGCTTTAAGCGGGTTTATTTTTAGCACGCTCCAAAACGCGTTAAAAGACTTGATAGAGTGGCAAGTGGTGTCTAATCTAAGGCATTTGGGCATGGTCTTTGCCTTTGAAGTTTTTCTTCAAACCAAAGAGCGTTTGAGTTTGGCGGTTTTTAAAAAAGCTCTAACTAAAGGTTTGTTGTTGCGTCCCTTAAACAACACCATTTACCTCATGCCCCCTTATATTATCACGCATGAAGAAATCACAAAGGCGGTTGCGGGGTTAGTGGAAATTCTTGATGAGTTAAAAAAAGGCTGA